A single genomic interval of Cucumis sativus cultivar 9930 chromosome 5, Cucumber_9930_V3, whole genome shotgun sequence harbors:
- the LOC101212640 gene encoding CASP-like protein 4D1: MENSSGSRITSLILRILTFVFLFISFFILITTSQTVRPYKLHFNDYHGFRYMLATIIIGLVFNLLQIAFSLFNIVKNGDGTILFDFFGDKFLSYLLATGAAAGFGVGVDLKKVDPDDLFRIFFDKAYAASTLLLFAFFCSAAVSILSSFALSKRS, translated from the exons atggaaaattcAAGTGGTTCAAGGATAACTTCTCTTATATTGAGAATActaacatttgtttttcttttcatctcctTCTTCATTCTTATCACCACTTCTCAAACTGTTCGACCATATAAGCTTCATTTCAATGATTATCATGGTTTTAG GTATATGCTTGCTACGATCATCATTGGACTTGTATTTAACCTTCTGCAAATCGCATTCTCCCTCTTTAACATAGTTAAGAATGGAGACGGTACTATATTATTCGATTTCTTTGGCGACAAG TTTTTGTCATACCTTCTAGCAACAGGAGCAGCAGCTGGATTTGGAGTTGgagttgatttgaaaaaagtaGATCCAGATGATTTGTTCAGAATATTCTTTGATAAGGCCTATGCAGCTTCAACTCTTCTTTTGTTTGCTTTCTTTTGCTCTGCAGCTGTCTCCATTCTCTCTTCATTTGCACTTTCCAAGAGATCTTAA
- the LOC101212796 gene encoding CASP-like protein 4D1, producing the protein MASKGLRIASVILRILTFIFIFISLLIVATNTKTVYKYTVNEHKVKFSDVNSYRYVVAATVIGGALCLLQIAFNIYHLVTKAEGTPLFYMFSDQLLTYLLLSAASAGLGSGIDLRANIKVLVDGDDYSSFFDKGNAGSAILFLAFICSAIVSVLSSLALIKKPV; encoded by the exons ATGGCTTCAAAGGGTTTAAGAATTGCTTCTGTTATTTTGAGAATCTTaacctttatttttatatttatttctctcttaatTGTTGCTACCAACACAAAAACTGTTTACAAATATACTGTTAATGAACACAAAGTTAAGTTCAGTGATGTAAATTCGTATCG GTATGTGGTAGCAGCTACTGTTATAGGAGGTGCTTTATGTCTCCTTCAAATTGCTTTCAACATTTACCATCTTGTTACTAAAGCCGAGGGAACTCCTCTTTTCTATATGTTCAGCGATCAG TTGTTAACGTACCTTCTATTATCGGCCGCATCGGCGGGATTAGGATCGGGGATCGACTTGAGAGCAAATATTAAAGTGCTGGTTGATGGCGATGATTACAGCTCATTTTTTGACAAAGGCAATGCTGGATCTGCTATTCTTTTCCTTGCCTTTATCTGTTCTGCCATTGTTTCAGTTCTCTCTTCTTTGGCTCTCATTAAAAAGCCTGTTTGA
- the LOC116403773 gene encoding CASP-like protein 4D1, with translation MVLHIYIYRSKRVLNICAKNFIKISGKGRKRSMASKGLRIASLILRNLTFILTFISLLIVATNSKTVLIDGTVGEVKVKFNNVASYRYLVATAVIGGALSLLQIVFNIYHLITNGEGTPLFYMFSDQLLTYLLLSGASAGLGAGIDLRVNIKELLEGTYFNSFFDKANAGSAILLLAFVCAAIVSVLSSLALIR, from the exons ATggttttacatatatatatatatagaagcaAAAgggtattgaatatttgtgctaaaaatttcataaaaatttctgggaaaggaaggaaaagatCAATGGCTTCAAAGGGTTTAAGAATTGCTTCtcttattttgagaaatttaacctttattttgacatttatttctctcttaatTGTTGCTACCAACTCTAAAACTGTTTTGATCGACGGGACTGTTGGTGAAGTTAAAGTTAAGTTCAATAATGTTGCTTCCTATCG TTATTTGGTAGCAACTGCTGTTATAGGAGGTGCTTTAAGTCTCCTTCAAATTGTTTTCAACATTTACCATCTTATTACTAATGGCGAGGGAACTCCACTTTTCTATATGTTCAGCGATCAG TTGTTAACGTACCTTCTATTATCGGGGGCGTCAGCGGGTTTAGGGGCGGGGATCGACTTGAGAGTGAATATTAAAGAGCTGCTTGAGGGCACTTATTTCAACTCATTTTTTGACAAAGCCAATGCTGGATCTGCTATTCTTCTCCTTGCGTTTGTTTGTGCTGCCATTGTTTCAGTTCTCTCTTCCTTGGCTCTCATTAGATAG
- the LOC105435517 gene encoding CASP-like protein 4D1 isoform X2, with amino-acid sequence MEAKMGTKIASFVLRVLIFAFLLISIIVLGTNSKTVGNSESHFHNVNSYRFAMATIIVGGAFNLLQIALSLYRLITKTDGSILFDFYGDKKISILFL; translated from the exons atggaagcaaAAATGGGTACAAAAATTGCTTCTTTTGTGCTGAGAGTTcttatttttgcttttcttttaatttccatcATAGTTTTGGGTACCAATTCCAAAACTGTTGGAAATAGTGAATCTCATTTCCATAATGTCAATTCCTAtag GTTTGCAATGGCAACCATCATAGTTGGAGGTGCATTCAATCTCTTGCAAATTGCCTTATCCCTTTATCGTCTTATAACCAAGACCGATGGCAGTATTTTATTCGACTTCTATGGTGATAAG AAAATCTCCATCTTGTTCctgtaa
- the LOC105435517 gene encoding CASP-like protein 4D1 isoform X1 has product MEAKMGTKIASFVLRVLIFAFLLISIIVLGTNSKTVGNSESHFHNVNSYRFAMATIIVGGAFNLLQIALSLYRLITKTDGSILFDFYGDKILSYVLLAGAAAALGSSIDLKANMSEWSSFFDQGNAAAALLLLAFLCSAIISVLSSLALSNKPN; this is encoded by the exons atggaagcaaAAATGGGTACAAAAATTGCTTCTTTTGTGCTGAGAGTTcttatttttgcttttcttttaatttccatcATAGTTTTGGGTACCAATTCCAAAACTGTTGGAAATAGTGAATCTCATTTCCATAATGTCAATTCCTAtag GTTTGCAATGGCAACCATCATAGTTGGAGGTGCATTCAATCTCTTGCAAATTGCCTTATCCCTTTATCGTCTTATAACCAAGACCGATGGCAGTATTTTATTCGACTTCTATGGTGATAAG ATATTGTCCTACGTTTTGTTGGCGGGAGCAGCGGCGGCGTTGGGTTCAAGCATAGATTTGAAGGCGAATATGAGCGAATGGAGCTCGTTTTTTGACCAAGGCAATGCAGCTGCTgcgcttcttcttcttgcatTTTTATGTAGTGCTATCATTTCTGTACTTTCTTCTTTAGCTCTTTCTAACAAACctaattag
- the LOC101213037 gene encoding uncharacterized protein LOC101213037 isoform X1, with translation MIQVALKLVLAEMALILALLFKNPLRNLIVKGLDRLKQGRGPLVVKSVAATMLVVFASALYNAAAINRRVAEAGILNQTDEILVAYRLLETYTIGFSLFLALIIDRIHNYIRELHRLRATLEERFKVLT, from the exons ATGATTCAAGTTGCATTGAAGCTTGTATTGGCCGAAATGGCTTTGATTTTGGCTCTGTTGTTCAAAAATCCATTGAGAAATTTGATAGTGAAGGGATTGGACAGATTGAAACAGGGGAGAGGTCCTTTGGTGGTGAAGTCCGTCGCCGCCACGATGTTGGTCGTCTTTGCCTCAGCCCTTTACAATGCGGCAGCAATCAACCGGCGAGTGGCGGAGGCCGGCATCCTCAACCAGACTGATGAGATTCTCGTGGCGTACCGCCTTCTCGAAACCTACACGATCG GTTTCTCGTTATTCCTTGCATTGATTATAGACAGAATACACAATTATATAAGAGAGCTTCATCGACTTAGAGCCACCTTGGAAGAAAGATTTAAAGTTCTCACATAA
- the LOC101213037 gene encoding uncharacterized protein LOC101213037 isoform X2: MIQVALKLVLAEMALILALLFKNPLRNLIVKGLDRLKQGRGPLVVKSVAATMLVVFASALYNAAAINRRVAEAGILNQTDEILVAYRLLETYTIGNMFGNRFLVIPCIDYRQNTQLYKRASST; the protein is encoded by the exons ATGATTCAAGTTGCATTGAAGCTTGTATTGGCCGAAATGGCTTTGATTTTGGCTCTGTTGTTCAAAAATCCATTGAGAAATTTGATAGTGAAGGGATTGGACAGATTGAAACAGGGGAGAGGTCCTTTGGTGGTGAAGTCCGTCGCCGCCACGATGTTGGTCGTCTTTGCCTCAGCCCTTTACAATGCGGCAGCAATCAACCGGCGAGTGGCGGAGGCCGGCATCCTCAACCAGACTGATGAGATTCTCGTGGCGTACCGCCTTCTCGAAACCTACACGATCG GGAATATGTTTGGCAACAGGTTTCTCGTTATTCCTTGCATTGATTATAGACAGAATACACAATTATATAAGAGAGCTTCATCGACTTAG
- the LOC101213112 gene encoding uncharacterized protein LOC101213112 — MATKKFRTKSHKHELQLKSYTKPYICDGCKERGFGSRYRCEKCDYDLHQYCMETTPSTSHDFFPNSTFNLYTTPPKACHKHCKRRCDACRKPINGFVYHCKKDDLDLHPCCRNLKREYTIKGEGEGEEELKFILHKNMKQKCLWCNKKSIKEGGRSNGWSYISKCNRYHVHVTCVTEMFLEVWNNKNETINKINCNVKEDNLKALALHKVDLKEIQAKKNGHGKSGKKYWKILKVILTIVSIVLGEPTMIVASSLLEALHAVLSNII; from the coding sequence ATGGCAACAAAGAAGTTCAGAACTAAAAGCCACAAGCATGAACTTCAGCTCAAAAGCTACACAAAACCATACATTTGCGATGGCTGCAAGGAGCGAGGCTTTGGTTCTAGATACCGCTGTGAAAAATGTGATTACGATCTCCATCAATACTGTATGGAAACTACCCCATCAACTTCCCACGACTTCTTCCCCAATTCCACCTTCAATTTATACACAACCCCACCAAAAGCTTGCCACAAACACTGCAAACGCCGATGTGATGCTTGTCGAAAGCCGATCAACGGCTTCGTGTACCATTGCAAGAAGGATGATTTAGATCTTCACCCATGTTGTAGAAATCTGAAGAGAGAATACACAATcaaaggagaaggagaaggagaagaagaattgaagtTCATTCTTCACAAgaatatgaaacaaaaatgcTTGTGGTGCAATAAGAAGAGCATCAAAGAAGGTGGCCGTAGTAATGGATGGTCTTATATCTCGAAGTGTAACAGGTACCATGTTCATGTCACTTGTGTCACTGAAATGTTTTTGGAAGTATGGAACAACAAAAATGAGACTATCAACAAGATCAATTGCAATGTTAAGGAAGACAACCTCAAAGCTCTGGCTCTTCACAAGGTGGATCTTAAAGAAATTCAAGCGAAGAAGAACGGGCATGGAAAAAGTGGGAAAAAGTATTGGAAAATCCTCAAGGTCATTCTGACCATTGTTAGTATTGTTCTTGGAGAACCTACCATGATTGTTGCCTCTTCGCTCCTCGAAGCCTTGCATGCTGTACtgtcaaatataatttaa